Below is a genomic region from Actinomycetota bacterium.
ACGGGCGGTCCCCCGGCGTTCGCGTGCCCTGCTCGCGGCGCTTGGGGCCACGCTGGCGGTCCACTGGGTCGTCTTCTTCGTCGGCCTCCAGCTGATCGGGGCGGCAGCCGTCCTGATCGGCTACGTCTTCCCGGTCCTGGTGGCGCTGACCGCCCCGGTGGTGATCGGTGAGCCCCGGGAGCGACACGTCCTTCCGCTGGCGTTCGTGGGGCTGGCGGGGCTCTCGGTGATCATGGCTCCCGAGCTGGGCGCAGGGCGCCCGGTTGGGGTCCTGGCCGCGCTCGCCGCGGCCGCGTCCGGCACCGCGTTGATCCTGGGAGCCCGACGTCTGGTCGAGACCGTGCCTGGGCCCGTGATCGCGTTCTGGCAGTACCTGGTCGGCGCGCTGCTCCTGGTGCCGTGGGCGGTGGCCTCGGTGGATGGCCGTGGGGTCCCCTGGGCCTGGGGGCTGCTCCTGGGCGTGGTGCTCACGGCCGGAGCGGGACTCCTCTTCTACGTGGCGATCGCGCGGCTCCCGGCTCAGGAGACCGGGGTGCTGATGTACATCGAGCCGGTGGCCGCGGTCGTCTTCGTCTGGATCATGAAGGGGGTTCCGCCCGCGTGGACCGACGTCGTGGGGGGAGCGCTGG
It encodes:
- a CDS encoding DMT family transporter, with protein sequence MRERLVGYLAIGTATLAWGSLPVVVAAADAPAPLLVALRMGIGALALAVVLAVFYRGRAVPRRSRALLAALGATLAVHWVVFFVGLQLIGAAAVLIGYVFPVLVALTAPVVIGEPRERHVLPLAFVGLAGLSVIMAPELGAGRPVGVLAALAAAASGTALILGARRLVETVPGPVIAFWQYLVGALLLVPWAVASVDGRGVPWAWGLLLGVVLTAGAGLLFYVAIARLPAQETGVLMYIEPVAAVVFVWIMKGVPPAWTDVVGGALVVASGGLLVGMSARAAGAVTAEPVVS